A region of Deltaproteobacteria bacterium DNA encodes the following proteins:
- a CDS encoding methyltransferase: MDVEIPILKQEIEQDEEFVVVDSGDLREKVKLHDYRKIYSVPGLYEKIVYDLLECKSPRKVAELLEAEVQKEEGEPNELSVLDVGAGNGIVGEELSRIGVNDIVGIDIIEEASEAMKRDRPDIYSEYHVVDLTDLDSGVKENLEEKNMNCLVTVAALGFGDIPPLAFANAINIINDDSWVALSIKQDFLSDGDKSGFSSFVDELVEEDVLHIRNRESYVHRKSLRGKDLHYEAIIANKFQEIPDRIIENL, from the coding sequence ATGGATGTGGAGATTCCTATTCTTAAACAAGAAATTGAACAGGATGAAGAATTCGTTGTTGTAGACAGTGGTGATTTACGTGAAAAAGTGAAGCTTCACGATTACAGGAAAATATATTCCGTGCCCGGTCTGTACGAAAAGATCGTATACGACCTGCTGGAATGTAAATCACCTCGGAAGGTTGCGGAGCTGCTTGAGGCGGAGGTGCAGAAAGAAGAAGGGGAACCGAATGAGCTTAGCGTTCTGGACGTGGGAGCCGGAAACGGCATAGTCGGAGAGGAGCTTAGCAGGATCGGTGTAAACGACATCGTCGGTATAGATATCATAGAGGAAGCCAGTGAAGCCATGAAGCGGGACAGACCGGACATTTACTCCGAATATCATGTGGTCGACCTTACCGACCTTGACTCAGGGGTGAAAGAAAATCTTGAGGAAAAGAATATGAACTGCCTTGTAACGGTTGCCGCGCTCGGCTTTGGCGACATTCCTCCTCTCGCTTTCGCAAACGCGATCAATATAATAAACGACGACTCCTGGGTCGCTTTAAGTATTAAACAGGACTTTTTATCCGATGGGGATAAAAGCGGTTTTTCCTCTTTCGTAGATGAATTAGTTGAAGAGGACGTATTACATATAAGAAATCGGGAAAGTTATGTCCATCGCAAATCTCTCAGAGGGAAAGACCTTCATTATGAGGCCATAATAGCCAACAAATTTCAAGAAATACCGGACCGGATAATTGAGAATCTCTAA
- a CDS encoding ferrous iron transport protein A, with protein sequence MTIRDLHNNSEAVFTGSRNYSHDGLKKLQSMGLQKGSKIRVKRIQGRNIILQVEELGVELVIDKELAGEMEVS encoded by the coding sequence ATGACTATACGCGACTTGCACAACAACTCCGAGGCGGTATTTACAGGCTCGAGAAATTACAGTCATGACGGCCTTAAAAAGCTCCAGTCCATGGGTCTCCAAAAGGGCTCAAAGATAAGGGTCAAGAGAATACAGGGGAGAAATATAATTCTCCAGGTCGAGGAGCTGGGCGTGGAGCTGGTTATAGACAAGGAGCTTGCGGGTGAGATGGAGGTTTCCTGA
- the feoB gene encoding ferrous iron transport protein B — protein sequence MTVGLAGNPNVGKTTILNRIAGKNLKVGNWAGVTVEKSEVFFKFNNHDFHIIDLPGIYDLNATTDAERVAVDFLRGDTLDVVVNVVDLSNFKRNILLTAELMELDKPTVLALNMADESRRSGVQVDIPKVESLLGARACFTVGKTGEGVDTLLQYIVECYEKGAGRATVDTNGNPARAKEAITDFPEGAPEEAVSERWKLADKVEKEATSFASRKQSGITHRLDNILLHPFIGIILYIAAFYLMFKISFDFSAPYMDWIDGFMNNFLSSAFTKLGITIGLPEILIKSVTEAIIGGVGFVITFVPLIAILYFFITFFEMSGYLPRIVFLMDRFMHRIGLHGNMMTPLLLGFGCNVPAIMATKNLNSRTDKILVSMMIPFMSCPARLVVFAFFSFIFFEHPALVIVSLYVVGIIVALLTALVLRRSFLKGRKSNFLLEMPPYRLPSLKTVFTIVWAHVKAFLYRAGTVIFVVSIIVWGLLNLPPGIKGPDQSLAASIGKAITPVFKPIGLEDWRATTSLIPAFMAREVVLSSMAVIYKTSEAGTSADRGNVDILSLAKEQGSGLLESVEDSFLAVATLGISTLRVDEAEETDGLKESINRAFTPASAYSFMILLLLYNSCVATVTIMIREIGRKYSLLFLAGSFVIAWVLAFIVYNLAKAV from the coding sequence ATTACAGTAGGGCTCGCGGGTAACCCCAATGTAGGCAAAACCACTATACTAAACAGGATAGCCGGCAAAAACCTCAAGGTGGGGAACTGGGCCGGGGTCACCGTTGAAAAATCGGAAGTATTCTTCAAATTCAATAATCATGATTTCCATATTATAGACCTTCCCGGAATCTATGACCTGAACGCTACCACGGACGCGGAGCGGGTAGCGGTGGATTTTCTCAGGGGAGATACACTTGACGTTGTCGTAAACGTGGTTGACCTCTCCAATTTCAAGAGAAACATTTTATTGACCGCTGAGCTCATGGAGCTCGATAAACCTACCGTTCTTGCTCTCAACATGGCGGATGAGTCGAGACGAAGCGGGGTTCAGGTGGATATCCCCAAAGTCGAGTCTCTCCTCGGAGCCCGCGCGTGCTTCACAGTCGGCAAGACGGGCGAAGGCGTCGATACACTTCTGCAATATATAGTGGAGTGTTATGAAAAGGGCGCCGGGCGGGCGACCGTTGATACGAACGGAAACCCGGCTCGGGCGAAAGAAGCGATAACGGATTTCCCTGAAGGTGCTCCTGAAGAGGCCGTCAGCGAAAGGTGGAAGCTCGCGGATAAAGTCGAGAAGGAAGCGACCAGTTTCGCGAGCAGAAAACAGAGCGGCATAACTCACAGGCTGGACAACATACTGCTTCATCCGTTTATCGGCATAATACTCTACATAGCAGCCTTCTATCTGATGTTCAAAATATCCTTCGACTTCTCGGCGCCTTACATGGACTGGATAGACGGCTTCATGAACAACTTTCTTTCTTCTGCGTTCACGAAGCTCGGCATTACGATCGGCCTTCCGGAAATTCTGATCAAGTCCGTAACCGAGGCCATAATCGGGGGGGTCGGATTCGTGATAACCTTCGTGCCCCTTATCGCGATACTCTACTTCTTCATTACCTTCTTCGAGATGTCCGGTTATCTGCCGAGAATAGTCTTTTTGATGGACAGGTTTATGCACCGGATAGGACTTCATGGAAATATGATGACCCCGCTTCTGCTCGGATTCGGATGCAATGTTCCGGCGATAATGGCAACCAAGAACCTGAACAGCCGGACAGACAAAATACTCGTCTCCATGATGATACCTTTTATGAGCTGCCCCGCGAGACTCGTGGTGTTCGCTTTCTTCTCCTTCATATTTTTCGAGCACCCGGCGCTCGTTATAGTGTCGCTTTACGTCGTGGGAATCATCGTCGCCCTCCTCACGGCTCTTGTCCTGAGGCGTTCCTTTCTTAAAGGTCGGAAGTCCAACTTCCTGCTTGAAATGCCCCCCTACAGGCTGCCTTCGCTCAAGACCGTATTTACAATCGTCTGGGCGCACGTGAAGGCCTTTCTTTACAGGGCCGGGACGGTGATATTCGTAGTCTCTATAATCGTGTGGGGTCTTTTGAACCTGCCGCCCGGCATAAAAGGACCCGACCAGAGCTTAGCGGCTTCAATAGGCAAGGCGATCACCCCCGTATTCAAGCCGATAGGTCTTGAGGACTGGAGAGCGACGACATCGCTGATCCCGGCTTTCATGGCCCGGGAGGTGGTGCTGAGCTCGATGGCGGTGATATATAAAACGTCCGAAGCCGGGACATCCGCCGACCGAGGCAACGTAGATATACTTTCTCTCGCCAAAGAGCAGGGATCGGGCCTGCTGGAGAGCGTCGAGGACTCCTTTCTCGCTGTTGCCACACTGGGAATATCGACCCTCAGGGTAGATGAGGCGGAGGAGACGGACGGACTTAAAGAGTCCATAAATCGGGCGTTCACACCGGCGTCGGCCTACTCCTTTATGATACTGCTCCTGCTCTATAATTCCTGCGTAGCGACTGTCACTATTATGATAAGAGAGATAGGGCGGAAGTACTCGCTTCTTTTCCTTGCCGGGAGCTTCGTTATAGCCTGGGTGCTCGCTTTCATAGTCTATAACCTGGCCAAAGCCGTTTGA
- a CDS encoding class I SAM-dependent methyltransferase encodes MDTNDDFISCWNEILVPKWNTFRHLLSGNGAVHSATAYDHFGIKPGDKVLDIGSGYGETCLEIGRIVGPEGEVLGLDCTQAFVDIANKERDEAGLNNVKFVLGDAQTYELPENYYDVVYSRFGVMFFQNIVYALKNAHKTLKPGGKLCMIVWRTINDNPCWGLAKEIALKHLPPPGDNAQTCGPGPFALADEETDRAMLKAAGFENIELFRRNDADVCIGTSMEEALDFQILVGPSGEIVREADELGQEKLPEIREDMKNSMKKYERDDGIYLPSSTWFIMATK; translated from the coding sequence ATGGATACTAATGATGATTTTATTAGCTGTTGGAACGAAATACTGGTTCCAAAATGGAACACGTTTCGTCATTTACTTTCCGGGAACGGGGCTGTGCATAGCGCGACGGCATATGATCACTTTGGGATTAAACCGGGGGACAAGGTTTTGGATATAGGCTCAGGCTATGGGGAGACATGTCTCGAGATCGGCAGGATAGTCGGCCCTGAGGGTGAAGTATTAGGACTTGACTGTACCCAGGCGTTTGTGGATATAGCGAATAAGGAAAGAGATGAAGCCGGTCTTAATAATGTAAAGTTTGTTTTGGGCGACGCCCAAACGTATGAGCTTCCTGAAAACTACTACGACGTGGTTTATTCACGGTTTGGCGTTATGTTTTTTCAGAATATAGTTTATGCGCTTAAAAACGCCCATAAGACGCTAAAACCCGGCGGTAAGCTCTGTATGATTGTCTGGAGGACGATAAACGATAATCCGTGCTGGGGACTTGCAAAAGAAATTGCATTAAAACATCTGCCTCCCCCGGGGGACAATGCACAAACCTGCGGTCCGGGCCCGTTTGCGTTAGCGGACGAAGAAACTGACAGGGCGATGTTAAAGGCGGCGGGATTTGAAAATATTGAGCTATTCAGGAGAAACGATGCGGATGTATGTATCGGAACCAGCATGGAAGAAGCGTTGGATTTTCAGATACTGGTCGGTCCTTCAGGAGAAATAGTCCGCGAAGCGGATGAGCTCGGACAGGAAAAACTCCCTGAAATTCGTGAGGATATGAAGAACTCAATGAAGAAATACGAAAGAGATGACGGGATTTATCTTCCTTCGAGTACCTGGTTTATCATGGCAACCAAGTAA